In Synergistota bacterium, a single window of DNA contains:
- a CDS encoding diguanylate cyclase, translated as MRKAMLSNLSLILIVVVLVSTPVTLIFIFNSVKETVYSAEKNLISNTLDTLISFIDAQINSLYQEKNLRFFESHKKLINLTNTIADLIEEKNSKEIIEKIALMNDVTLLIYEGEIPFIFGRKIIIPSEALRRGLFRLSHYEHLFLCLNDPEHPLLVYFRKLLDKDRTIIIIDSLKPLMEYFEKRFHQNLSSIREKVINLKIEEKGYVVVISGDSESFVIHPNPKFDGKPVPLEPQRNRNLMKLIKDSIDQNTGLFNYLWYSDEEGKVVPKIALVKYYKPLNWYIAGTIYEEDLRKRIEILNILAATLVGIGSTVALIISFILTKKLRENIKNLKLTWETVNVGIVMCQNNTWEVKEINDHLKNTLERRREEILGKPIINFVHQEDKKHFLEHLKKASNGLFESLQARLLKGEGEIVHAIIRSSLIKEKNLILLSVTDITKVVELQKELERANEILQKLSSRDHLTGAFNRRSLEINLKEELEKSKEEGEPLSIIMLDIDRFKKINDIYGHIIGDFVLKSLTKLLTLKIRLEDSIYRYGGEEFIILLLRTYKAEGIKVAERLRSEIENHDFNYRVKGETMLKIKLTCSFGVSAFPEDGSTPEELISKADEALYRAKRNGRNRVEEA; from the coding sequence ATGAGAAAAGCAATGCTTTCTAATTTATCTCTTATATTAATTGTTGTGGTTTTAGTAAGCACGCCAGTTACTCTCATATTCATTTTTAATTCTGTAAAAGAGACCGTTTACTCTGCTGAAAAAAACCTGATCAGTAACACGCTTGATACATTAATCTCTTTTATAGATGCTCAGATCAATAGCCTATACCAGGAGAAAAACCTCCGCTTTTTCGAGAGTCATAAAAAGCTTATAAATTTAACTAACACCATAGCTGATCTTATAGAAGAGAAAAACTCAAAAGAAATAATAGAAAAAATAGCCTTAATGAATGATGTTACTCTTCTAATATATGAAGGAGAAATACCATTTATATTTGGAAGAAAAATAATTATTCCATCGGAAGCTTTAAGAAGGGGTCTGTTTAGGCTAAGCCACTATGAGCATTTATTTTTGTGCTTAAATGATCCCGAGCATCCACTACTAGTATATTTTAGAAAGCTTTTAGATAAGGACAGAACAATTATAATAATAGATTCCCTAAAGCCATTGATGGAATACTTTGAAAAGAGATTTCATCAAAACCTTAGTAGTATTAGAGAAAAAGTAATAAACTTAAAAATAGAAGAAAAGGGATATGTAGTTGTGATCTCAGGAGACAGCGAAAGCTTCGTTATACACCCAAACCCAAAATTTGATGGAAAACCAGTTCCTTTAGAACCACAGAGAAATAGAAACTTAATGAAACTTATTAAAGACTCTATAGATCAAAATACAGGTTTATTTAACTACCTATGGTATTCAGATGAAGAAGGTAAGGTAGTACCGAAAATAGCACTGGTAAAATATTATAAGCCCCTTAACTGGTATATAGCAGGAACTATATACGAGGAAGATCTAAGAAAAAGAATTGAAATATTAAATATATTAGCCGCAACATTGGTAGGAATAGGATCCACAGTTGCATTAATCATTTCTTTTATATTAACTAAAAAGCTTAGAGAAAACATTAAAAACCTAAAGTTGACCTGGGAAACAGTTAACGTTGGAATAGTTATGTGTCAAAACAATACTTGGGAGGTAAAAGAAATAAACGATCATCTTAAAAACACATTAGAAAGACGCAGAGAAGAAATATTAGGAAAACCAATAATCAACTTTGTTCACCAAGAAGATAAAAAACACTTCTTAGAACATTTAAAAAAGGCCTCAAATGGACTATTTGAAAGCTTACAAGCAAGACTCTTAAAAGGCGAAGGAGAGATAGTTCATGCTATAATAAGATCGTCACTAATTAAAGAGAAAAATTTAATCCTGCTTTCTGTAACTGACATAACTAAGGTAGTAGAGCTTCAGAAAGAGTTGGAAAGAGCTAATGAAATTCTCCAAAAACTATCCTCAAGAGACCACTTAACAGGTGCCTTTAATAGAAGAAGCTTAGAAATTAATCTTAAAGAAGAGCTTGAAAAAAGTAAAGAAGAAGGAGAACCCTTATCCATAATTATGCTTGATATAGACCGTTTTAAGAAAATCAACGATATTTACGGTCACATTATAGGAGACTTTGTATTAAAAAGCTTAACAAAGCTCTTAACCTTAAAGATACGTTTGGAAGATAGCATATACAGATATGGGGGAGAAGAGTTTATAATTCTACTTTTGAGAACTTATAAAGCTGAAGGAATAAAAGTCGCAGAAAGACTCAGGTCAGAGATAGAAAATCACGATTTCAACTATAGAGTTAAAGGAGAAACCATGCTTAAGATAAAACTTACCTGTAGCTTTGGTGTTTCAGCCTTTCCAGAAGATGGCTCTACCCCCGAGGAGCTCATTTCAAAAGCTGATGAAGCGCTTTATAGAGCAAAAAGGAATGGAAGGAACAGAGTTGAAGAAGCTTAA
- the gcvT gene encoding glycine cleavage system aminomethyltransferase GcvT encodes MKKTPLYEKHLELKAKMIEFGGWEMPLQYSSILEEHLSVRNNVGMFDISHMGEIEIYGDKAKESILRLTPVHEKKLIPGKASYSFLLNEKGGIIDDLIIYTFSSERFILVVNAGNLEKDLNWIKEQVYPKTEVKNLSDDISALSIQGPASEEIFKILFRSDLSDLKYYSFEKDLRYNNVEFLFVSRTGYTGELGFEIYARPEEILKLWDILLRLNVKPCGLGARDGLRLEAGMPLYGHELNENITPLEANLERFVDIERSFIGREALIQREREKHLIGFKMLDKGVPREGQKIFILKNKEEVGYVTSGGYSPCLNEYIGMGYVKLYDKETELGIDIRDKIKRAVITALPFYKRR; translated from the coding sequence TTGAAAAAAACCCCTCTTTATGAAAAACACCTTGAGTTAAAGGCAAAAATGATAGAATTTGGTGGTTGGGAGATGCCATTACAATATAGCAGCATCTTAGAAGAACATTTATCGGTGAGAAATAACGTGGGAATGTTTGATATAAGTCATATGGGTGAAATTGAAATATATGGAGACAAAGCTAAAGAAAGCATCTTAAGATTAACTCCAGTTCATGAGAAAAAGCTTATTCCTGGAAAAGCATCCTACTCCTTTTTACTGAACGAAAAGGGAGGTATTATAGACGATCTTATAATTTACACGTTTTCCTCAGAAAGATTTATATTAGTAGTTAATGCAGGAAACCTCGAAAAAGACCTTAACTGGATAAAAGAACAGGTTTATCCTAAAACAGAAGTCAAAAACCTCTCTGATGATATATCAGCATTATCCATTCAAGGCCCAGCTTCAGAAGAAATATTTAAAATTTTATTTAGATCCGATCTATCAGATCTAAAATATTACTCCTTTGAGAAAGATTTAAGATACAACAACGTAGAATTTCTTTTCGTCTCAAGAACAGGATATACGGGAGAGCTTGGATTTGAGATATACGCTCGTCCTGAGGAAATACTGAAGCTATGGGATATCTTACTTAGATTGAATGTAAAACCGTGCGGTTTAGGGGCAAGAGATGGTCTAAGGCTTGAGGCAGGAATGCCCCTTTACGGACATGAGCTTAATGAAAACATAACACCTTTAGAAGCCAACCTCGAGAGGTTTGTAGATATAGAGAGGAGCTTCATAGGAAGAGAAGCCTTGATCCAAAGAGAGAGAGAAAAACATCTCATAGGTTTTAAAATGCTTGACAAAGGCGTACCAAGAGAAGGACAAAAAATCTTCATTCTTAAAAACAAGGAAGAAGTAGGGTATGTAACAAGCGGTGGGTACTCCCCTTGTCTTAACGAGTATATAGGGATGGGCTATGTAAAGTTATATGATAAAGAAACCGAGCTAGGCATAGACATTCGAGATAAAATAAAAAGAGCAGTTATAACTGCTCTTCCATTTTACAAGAGGAGGTGA
- the gcvH gene encoding glycine cleavage system protein GcvH, which yields MIPKELKYTKEHEWIRIENGVGTVGITHYAQEQLGDIVFVELPSTGRDVGKMETVAVVESVKAASDIYTPVSGKIIEVNEELNSSPNLINEDPYGKGWIFKIKLSDPREIKELLSAEEYEKLITEG from the coding sequence TTGATCCCTAAGGAGCTAAAATACACAAAAGAGCATGAGTGGATAAGAATAGAAAATGGTGTAGGAACAGTGGGAATAACTCATTATGCTCAAGAGCAACTTGGGGATATAGTCTTTGTTGAGCTTCCATCTACTGGAAGAGACGTGGGAAAAATGGAGACAGTAGCTGTAGTAGAATCGGTGAAGGCAGCTTCGGATATATATACACCTGTAAGCGGAAAGATAATAGAGGTAAACGAGGAGCTAAATAGTTCTCCTAACCTTATAAACGAGGATCCATATGGAAAGGGATGGATATTTAAGATAAAATTATCAGATCCAAGAGAAATTAAAGAGCTTCTTTCAGCAGAAGAATATGAAAAACTTATAACGGAGGGTTGA
- the gcvPA gene encoding aminomethyl-transferring glycine dehydrogenase subunit GcvPA, with amino-acid sequence MPFIPHTQEDEREILDSLGIKNKEELFSHIPQEIRLNRPLHLPQPLSEVEIEKEIQKIASVNKGVNGYISFLGGGSYNHWIPSTVESILSRGEIFSPYTPYQPEASQGTLTILFEFQTMMCELFEMEVSNASVYDGASALAEACLMALRITKKEEVILSSAIHPEYRTVVKTYLQSAGFRVKETPFKKNGKTDLETLERNISNDTAAFAIQNPNFFGVIEDLEGLKKLRESKDILLISCIVEPISLGVLKPPGSYKSDIAVGEGKSFGIPLNFGGPYLGIFTSKMEYVRNMPGRIVGETIDIEGKRGFVLTLSTREQHIRRAKATSNICTNHNMCAIAATIYLASVGKNGFKKISEINLKKAHFLARELRKRGFELLFDSPFYNEFAIKLRSPERALNTGLERGFIAGLPLKRFYPELEEGLLINVTEVHDVLSLEKFADFLEEVKDA; translated from the coding sequence ATGCCCTTTATTCCTCACACTCAAGAAGATGAAAGAGAGATTTTAGATTCTCTTGGAATAAAAAATAAAGAAGAGCTTTTCTCCCATATCCCCCAAGAAATTAGACTCAATAGACCGCTCCATCTTCCTCAGCCTCTTTCAGAAGTCGAAATAGAAAAAGAGATCCAAAAAATCGCTTCTGTAAATAAAGGAGTAAATGGCTACATTTCCTTTTTAGGAGGTGGAAGCTATAATCACTGGATTCCCTCTACAGTAGAATCTATACTATCAAGGGGAGAGATATTTTCTCCCTATACTCCTTACCAACCAGAAGCAAGTCAAGGAACACTTACAATACTTTTTGAATTCCAAACTATGATGTGCGAATTGTTCGAAATGGAAGTGTCAAATGCCTCCGTTTACGATGGAGCATCAGCTCTTGCAGAAGCATGCCTCATGGCTCTAAGAATTACAAAAAAGGAGGAGGTCATATTATCATCTGCAATACACCCTGAGTATAGAACAGTTGTAAAAACGTATCTCCAGAGCGCAGGGTTTAGGGTAAAAGAAACACCCTTTAAAAAGAATGGGAAAACAGACCTTGAGACCTTAGAAAGAAATATATCTAATGACACAGCGGCTTTTGCTATACAAAATCCTAACTTCTTCGGAGTTATAGAAGACCTCGAAGGATTAAAGAAACTGCGAGAAAGTAAAGATATCTTACTTATAAGTTGCATAGTTGAACCTATTTCCCTTGGAGTTCTTAAACCTCCTGGAAGTTACAAATCAGATATAGCTGTTGGAGAGGGAAAATCTTTTGGGATACCTTTAAATTTTGGAGGGCCATACCTTGGAATATTCACAAGCAAAATGGAATACGTTAGAAATATGCCAGGAAGAATCGTGGGAGAAACAATAGATATAGAAGGTAAGAGAGGTTTTGTTCTAACCCTTTCAACAAGAGAACAACACATAAGAAGAGCTAAGGCTACATCAAACATATGTACTAATCACAACATGTGTGCAATAGCAGCCACTATATATCTTGCATCAGTTGGCAAAAATGGCTTTAAAAAGATATCAGAAATTAACTTGAAAAAAGCCCATTTCTTAGCAAGGGAACTTCGAAAAAGAGGCTTTGAACTTCTCTTTGACTCTCCATTTTACAACGAATTTGCAATTAAGCTGAGAAGCCCAGAAAGAGCCTTAAATACTGGCCTTGAGAGAGGGTTTATAGCCGGTCTTCCACTTAAGAGATTTTACCCAGAACTTGAAGAAGGCCTTCTTATAAATGTCACAGAAGTTCATGATGTCCTTAGTCTAGAAAAATTTGCAGATTTCCTGGAGGAGGTCAAAGATGCCTGA
- the gcvPB gene encoding aminomethyl-transferring glycine dehydrogenase subunit GcvPB: MPEKLIFELGRRDREGVSVPQDELKTLNIEELLPKDFLRDKQPCLPEVSEIEVVRHYTRLSQLNFCVDTHFYPLGSCTMKYNPRIGEKLSSLSEFTNLHPYEPEELVQGALKIMFELGKYLCEIGGFDAITLQPSAGAHGELTGLLLIRAYHEYKGKKRSKVIIPDSAHGTNPASCTLAGYKAIEIKSGKDGCIDIDRLREELDEEVAAVMITNPNTLGIFEENILKIAELTHSVGALLYGDGANMNALMGISRPGDMGFDVLHFNLHKTFSAPHGGGGPGSGPVAVKRDLEPFLPVPVIVERDGKYHLDYNRPLSIGKVKSFYGNFPVMLKAYIYIRMMGSEGLKKASENAVLNARYIISKVKNDYDLPYDKPPMHEGVISGRKFKEYGIKTLDIAKRLLDYGFHPPTIYFPLIVEEALMIEPTETETKETLDAFINAMLNIANEAKNNPELLKNAPHKTPVRRLDEVKAARDLKLRWVENKGGL; encoded by the coding sequence ATGCCTGAGAAGTTAATTTTTGAACTGGGTAGAAGGGACAGGGAAGGGGTATCGGTTCCTCAGGATGAACTTAAAACTTTAAATATAGAAGAACTGCTACCTAAAGACTTTTTAAGGGATAAACAGCCATGTTTACCCGAAGTAAGCGAAATAGAAGTGGTCAGGCACTATACAAGACTATCTCAATTGAATTTTTGTGTTGATACCCATTTCTATCCTCTTGGCTCATGTACAATGAAATACAATCCAAGGATAGGAGAAAAACTCTCTTCTTTAAGTGAATTTACGAACTTGCACCCCTATGAACCTGAAGAACTCGTTCAAGGAGCTCTAAAAATTATGTTCGAACTTGGAAAATACTTATGTGAAATTGGAGGGTTTGACGCCATAACATTACAACCCTCAGCAGGAGCACATGGAGAACTTACCGGCTTACTCCTTATAAGAGCATATCATGAATATAAGGGTAAAAAAAGAAGCAAAGTTATAATACCAGATTCAGCACATGGTACCAATCCTGCTTCTTGCACCTTAGCCGGATATAAAGCAATAGAAATAAAATCTGGTAAAGATGGCTGCATAGATATAGATAGGTTACGGGAAGAACTCGATGAAGAGGTAGCTGCTGTAATGATAACTAATCCTAACACTCTTGGAATATTTGAAGAAAATATACTTAAAATTGCTGAGTTAACACACTCTGTAGGTGCACTTCTTTATGGAGACGGAGCTAATATGAACGCTTTAATGGGGATAAGCCGTCCAGGTGACATGGGATTTGACGTACTACACTTTAACTTACATAAAACCTTTAGTGCACCTCACGGTGGAGGAGGACCTGGTTCAGGACCAGTCGCTGTTAAAAGGGACCTAGAACCCTTTTTACCTGTACCGGTAATAGTTGAAAGAGATGGTAAGTACCATCTGGATTATAATAGACCCTTAAGCATAGGGAAGGTAAAAAGCTTCTATGGTAATTTTCCCGTAATGTTAAAGGCCTATATATATATAAGGATGATGGGAAGCGAGGGCTTGAAAAAGGCTTCTGAAAATGCTGTGTTAAATGCAAGATATATCATAAGCAAAGTTAAAAATGATTATGACCTACCTTATGATAAACCACCCATGCATGAAGGTGTTATATCAGGGAGGAAATTTAAAGAATATGGGATAAAAACATTAGATATAGCTAAACGTCTTCTTGATTATGGATTTCATCCACCAACAATATACTTCCCACTTATAGTCGAAGAAGCGCTAATGATTGAACCAACGGAAACTGAAACTAAAGAAACTTTAGATGCCTTTATAAACGCTATGCTTAATATAGCAAATGAGGCTAAAAACAACCCTGAGCTACTTAAAAACGCTCCCCATAAAACACCTGTAAGAAGACTGGACGAGGTTAAAGCAGCAAGAGATCTAAAATTAAGATGGGTTGAAAATAAGGGGGGTCTCTAA
- the buk gene encoding butyrate kinase, producing the protein MLILVINPGSTSTKVAIFDRDKELFSETLRHPKDELSKYARIIDQYQFRKNIILNFLKSKELSLAELSAVVGRGGLLKPIPGGTFLVNEAILDDLKNARYGEHASNLGAILAYEIAKEANCPAYIVDPVVVDELSDIARISGLKEITRRSIFHALNQKAVARRVACDLGKDYNSVNLVVAHLGGGISVGAHRKGKVVDVNNALNGDGPFTPERCPSIPTTKVLDLFEKGVDLDFLMKRIVGNGGLVAYFGTNSALDVEKMIDAGDQFAELVLKAMTYQVSKWIGKMASVLGKDIDAIVLTGGMAHSERITSWIKERVSFIAPVLVYPGEDEMIALALGALRVLKGEEAAKIYK; encoded by the coding sequence ATGCTTATCCTGGTTATAAACCCAGGTTCTACCTCTACGAAAGTGGCCATTTTCGATAGGGATAAGGAGCTTTTCTCAGAGACTTTGAGACATCCTAAAGATGAGTTAAGTAAGTATGCTAGAATAATAGATCAGTACCAGTTTAGAAAAAACATAATTTTAAATTTTCTTAAGAGTAAAGAGTTATCTCTTGCTGAGCTTTCAGCCGTTGTAGGTAGAGGAGGGTTGCTTAAACCTATACCAGGTGGGACGTTTTTGGTTAATGAAGCGATTTTGGATGATTTAAAGAACGCCAGGTATGGGGAGCATGCATCAAACTTAGGAGCGATCTTAGCTTATGAGATAGCTAAGGAGGCTAACTGTCCAGCTTATATAGTAGATCCTGTGGTTGTTGATGAGCTTAGTGATATAGCTCGAATATCTGGGCTCAAAGAAATTACCAGAAGAAGCATATTCCATGCTTTGAATCAAAAGGCGGTAGCAAGAAGAGTGGCATGTGATCTAGGTAAGGATTATAACAGCGTTAACTTGGTTGTAGCTCACCTAGGTGGTGGAATATCGGTTGGAGCCCATAGAAAAGGAAAGGTTGTGGATGTTAATAATGCTTTAAATGGCGATGGTCCGTTTACTCCTGAGAGATGTCCAAGTATTCCTACTACTAAGGTTCTTGATCTTTTTGAAAAGGGAGTGGATCTAGATTTTCTTATGAAGCGTATAGTCGGGAATGGAGGTTTAGTGGCATACTTTGGAACTAATAGCGCATTAGATGTAGAGAAGATGATAGATGCTGGGGACCAGTTTGCTGAACTTGTACTCAAGGCTATGACTTATCAAGTTTCTAAATGGATAGGTAAAATGGCCTCAGTTTTAGGTAAAGACATAGATGCTATAGTGCTGACTGGAGGAATGGCTCATAGTGAAAGAATAACATCTTGGATAAAGGAAAGAGTTTCGTTTATAGCGCCGGTTTTAGTTTACCCTGGTGAGGATGAGATGATAGCTTTAGCTTTAGGAGCTTTAAGAGTTTTAAAGGGGGAGGAAGCAGCCAAGATATATAAATAA
- a CDS encoding phosphate butyryltransferase encodes MLKSLLELLDIARGKRMRLAVAAAEDAHVLEAVEDARKREIVSGVLVGSKPTIEKIAEELKIDLSNYEIYDIPRPVDAAYKAVDLVREGKCDFLMKGYIQTADLARAVLDKERGLRTGRVLSMVSLFELSTYPRVFAITDAGITIAPELEQKVDLINNAVDVMHKLGYDNPKVAIVSAVEVVNPKIPATIDAAILSKMNQRGQIKGCIIDGPFALDNAVSEEAAKHKKIESQVAGKADILVLPDIDAGNVLYKALIFIAGAKTASVVMGAKVPIVLTSRADSAEAKLLSIALAAVCAM; translated from the coding sequence TTGCTAAAAAGCTTATTAGAATTGTTAGACATAGCGCGCGGTAAAAGAATGCGACTTGCTGTCGCTGCTGCGGAGGATGCTCATGTTCTTGAGGCTGTTGAGGATGCTCGAAAGCGAGAGATCGTTAGCGGTGTCTTGGTAGGTTCTAAGCCTACCATTGAAAAAATAGCTGAGGAGTTGAAAATTGATTTGAGCAACTACGAGATTTACGATATCCCTAGACCTGTGGATGCTGCATATAAAGCTGTCGATCTCGTAAGGGAAGGAAAGTGCGACTTTTTAATGAAAGGTTATATTCAAACTGCTGACCTTGCGAGAGCTGTTCTTGATAAGGAAAGAGGTTTGAGAACTGGTAGAGTTCTTTCTATGGTTTCTCTTTTTGAGCTTTCGACTTATCCTCGTGTTTTTGCTATTACAGATGCTGGTATAACTATTGCTCCCGAGTTGGAGCAGAAGGTAGATCTTATAAACAACGCTGTAGATGTAATGCACAAGTTGGGTTACGATAATCCCAAGGTTGCTATAGTTAGTGCTGTTGAAGTAGTGAATCCTAAAATTCCGGCTACCATTGATGCGGCTATTCTTTCTAAAATGAACCAGCGTGGTCAAATTAAGGGATGTATAATAGATGGACCATTTGCTCTTGACAATGCGGTTTCAGAGGAAGCGGCTAAGCATAAGAAGATAGAGAGTCAAGTTGCAGGAAAAGCGGATATATTGGTTCTCCCTGATATAGATGCTGGGAACGTTCTTTATAAAGCTTTGATTTTTATAGCTGGGGCAAAGACAGCGAGTGTCGTTATGGGAGCTAAGGTTCCCATTGTTCTAACATCAAGAGCTGATAGTGCTGAAGCCAAACTTCTTTCTATAGCTTTAGCCGCTGTTTGTGCTATGTAG
- the tgt gene encoding tRNA guanosine(34) transglycosylase Tgt produces MSFFSFKIVYKCPYTKARVGILNTPHGEVETPVFMPVGTQATVKAMERRELEEIGVSIILSNTYHLYLRPGHELIRKAGGLHSFMNWPHPILTDSGGFQVFSLTDLREVNDEGVKFRSHLDGSYHFLTPEKVIEIEEALGADFIVCFDECVPYPVSYSYAKEAMERTLKWAIRCKNAKKREDQFLFGIIQGGVYPDLRRESTLRTIEMGFDGYAIGGLSVGEPKVVMYDMLDVVLPLLPEDKPRYLMGVGYPSSLLESVEKGVDMFDCVLPTRNGRTGTIFTHRGKEHIRSESWKEDFSPPDPECDCYVCRNYTRAYLRHLYKAGEILAARLASYHNIYLLINLMRETREAIKGGYFPEFKKAFIEKFEGGEEYEA; encoded by the coding sequence TTGTCTTTCTTTTCTTTTAAAATAGTTTATAAGTGTCCTTATACTAAGGCGAGGGTTGGTATTCTAAATACGCCACATGGTGAAGTAGAAACTCCTGTATTCATGCCTGTCGGAACGCAGGCAACAGTTAAAGCTATGGAAAGAAGAGAACTCGAAGAGATAGGGGTTAGTATTATTCTCTCTAATACTTATCATCTTTATCTTAGACCGGGTCATGAGCTTATTAGAAAAGCGGGAGGACTTCATTCTTTTATGAATTGGCCTCATCCTATATTGACTGATTCAGGGGGATTTCAAGTATTTAGCTTAACTGACCTAAGAGAGGTAAATGATGAAGGTGTTAAATTTAGGTCTCACTTGGATGGTTCTTATCACTTTCTTACTCCAGAGAAGGTTATCGAGATAGAGGAAGCTTTAGGTGCTGATTTTATAGTTTGTTTTGATGAATGTGTGCCTTATCCAGTTTCTTACTCTTATGCTAAAGAAGCTATGGAAAGGACCTTAAAATGGGCTATAAGGTGTAAGAACGCTAAAAAGCGAGAAGATCAGTTTTTATTTGGTATAATTCAGGGGGGCGTGTATCCAGACTTAAGAAGAGAAAGCACTCTTAGGACCATTGAAATGGGCTTCGATGGTTATGCTATAGGTGGTTTAAGTGTTGGGGAGCCTAAGGTAGTAATGTATGATATGCTTGATGTGGTTTTACCACTTCTACCTGAGGATAAACCAAGGTATCTTATGGGAGTTGGTTATCCTTCAAGCTTACTTGAATCTGTGGAGAAAGGGGTAGATATGTTCGATTGTGTATTGCCTACTAGGAATGGTAGAACGGGAACGATATTCACTCATAGGGGTAAAGAGCACATAAGAAGTGAGTCTTGGAAAGAGGATTTTTCTCCTCCTGATCCAGAATGTGATTGTTATGTTTGCAGAAACTATACTCGTGCTTATCTGCGGCATCTTTATAAAGCAGGGGAGATACTTGCTGCAAGGTTAGCTTCTTACCATAATATATATCTTTTGATTAATTTAATGAGAGAAACTCGTGAAGCTATTAAAGGAGGGTATTTCCCAGAGTTTAAGAAAGCCTTTATAGAAAAGTTTGAGGGAGGGGAAGAGTATGAAGCTTAA
- a CDS encoding sodium:solute symporter family protein, with the protein MSQAAIALTIIFGWIILTLVVGVLAGVKKKFTLDGYLVSGRSLSFIFLYMLLAGEIYSAYAFLGTAGWAYSFGMPIMYALGYGILAYAFGYFFAEYVWKAGKAFGFVTQADFFKKRYNSTFLGVLVALIGIVFNVPYIQLQLQGLGYILNAASLGQISINTGIVLGMLIMLAYVYTSGLRGIAWTNFLQSLMMFIVAWAVVFAIPFIKFGSLENLMKTLAEVKPGHLVLSGKMGIPWYISTLILCGLGFFMYPQMWPSLYSSKDIRALKRTYVALPFYSLFMVPVILTGLAVAALNMKISPADAAVLEGVKLVYPEWVLGVVGAAGFAAASSTASAIILTLAGLLSKNLYALVKKDASDKELVLVSRISVLIFGLSAMFLALYASGRLVALLLLAYAGITQMFPGAFLGLFFKRFNKTAIGAGMIAGLITITYLRFFGPGDYLGIHFGLWGLAVNMIVVLIVAALSKEDENLKPFMDGIKSIKL; encoded by the coding sequence ATGTCTCAAGCAGCAATTGCTTTAACGATAATCTTCGGGTGGATCATATTAACATTAGTAGTCGGGGTTTTAGCAGGAGTTAAAAAGAAGTTTACCCTTGACGGATATCTAGTATCTGGAAGATCCCTTAGCTTTATCTTTCTTTACATGCTTCTTGCTGGCGAAATTTATAGCGCTTACGCTTTTCTAGGAACAGCCGGCTGGGCTTATTCTTTCGGCATGCCTATAATGTACGCTCTAGGATATGGAATTTTGGCTTATGCTTTCGGCTATTTCTTTGCAGAGTATGTTTGGAAAGCTGGAAAGGCTTTCGGGTTTGTTACACAAGCGGATTTCTTTAAAAAGAGATACAATAGTACCTTTTTAGGAGTATTAGTAGCATTAATAGGCATAGTATTCAATGTACCTTATATTCAGCTTCAGCTCCAGGGTCTTGGTTATATATTAAATGCAGCATCTTTGGGACAAATATCTATCAACACTGGAATAGTTCTAGGCATGTTAATAATGCTTGCTTATGTATACACAAGTGGATTAAGAGGAATAGCCTGGACTAACTTCTTACAGTCACTAATGATGTTCATAGTAGCATGGGCAGTGGTATTCGCGATACCTTTTATTAAGTTTGGTAGCCTTGAAAATCTCATGAAAACTCTGGCAGAGGTTAAACCTGGACATCTTGTTTTATCTGGCAAAATGGGAATACCTTGGTACATCTCAACCTTGATCTTATGTGGACTTGGCTTCTTTATGTATCCTCAAATGTGGCCATCTCTATACAGCTCAAAAGATATAAGAGCTCTGAAAAGAACCTATGTTGCCCTTCCGTTTTACTCACTATTTATGGTACCAGTAATATTAACAGGTTTAGCAGTAGCAGCATTAAACATGAAAATATCTCCTGCAGATGCTGCAGTTCTTGAGGGAGTTAAACTAGTATATCCAGAGTGGGTTTTAGGAGTAGTTGGAGCAGCTGGCTTTGCAGCAGCCTCATCAACGGCAAGCGCAATAATACTTACCTTAGCTGGTCTACTATCTAAGAACCTTTATGCTCTCGTGAAGAAAGATGCCTCCGATAAGGAATTAGTCCTAGTAAGTAGAATAAGCGTCTTAATATTTGGTCTTTCGGCAATGTTTTTAGCTCTTTACGCTTCTGGAAGATTAGTCGCCCTACTACTTTTGGCCTATGCTGGGATTACACAGATGTTCCCAGGTGCCTTCCTAGGTTTATTCTTTAAGAGATTTAATAAAACAGCTATCGGAGCAGGAATGATAGCTGGACTCATTACTATAACTTATCTAAGATTCTTCGGTCCCGGAGACTACTTAGGTATTCATTTTGGTCTATGGGGATTAGCTGTGAATATGATAGTGGTTCTAATAGTAGCAGCTTTAAGCAAAGAGGATGAAAATCTTAAACCTTTCATGGACGGTATAAAATCTATAAAGCTTTGA